One Huiozyma naganishii CBS 8797 chromosome 5, complete genome DNA segment encodes these proteins:
- the KNAG0E04220 gene encoding uncharacterized protein, translating into MRAARCYSERCYLTPLLIAITRSMLPVIAPVPFFSSKQNTSAEDLCGPVSAAAGTDKRLARDWSAVTSAGTGNRRRPPRWANHRGERRQIGGRRLIRHDYRIRTLSGTDGRKKARNWKTQRGRAQNYPQEGAAGCGPNRKFGHSRKKKEKKKEKYLRILKLRSYPNVSPSISSVVEIRCEEGVVI; encoded by the coding sequence ATGAGAGCAGCGCGGTGCTACAGCGAGCGGTGTTACCTTACCCCGCTGCTTATCGCGATTACCCGATCGATGCTTCCTGTGATAGCACCGgttcctttcttttcctcgAAGCAAAATACGTCAGCGGAGGATCTCTGCGGGCCCGTCTCGGCCGCCGCGGGCACAGATAAGAGACTCGCCCGCGATTGGTCCGCGGTCACCAGCGCCGGAACCGGGAATCGGCGCCGCCCGCCGCGCTGGGCCAATCACAGGGGAGAACGGCGCCAGATTGGCGGGCGCCGCCTTATCAGACACGATTACCGGATCCGGACACTGAGCGGCACAGACGGCAGGAAAAAagcaagaaattggaagaCTCAACGCGGCCGGGCACAGAACTACCCGCAGGAAGGAGCCGCAGGCTGTGGCCCAAACAGGAAGTTTGGGCACTCtcgcaaaaaaaaagaaaaaaaaaaagaaaaatatcTGCGAATACTGAAATTGCGCTCATACCCAAACGTTTCTCCATCTATCTCTTCAGTGGTAGAGATACGTTGTGAAGAGGGCGTTGTTATCTGA
- the GDH3 gene encoding glutamate dehydrogenase (NADP(+)) GDH3 (similar to Saccharomyces cerevisiae GDH3 (YAL062W) and GDH1 (YOR375C); ancestral locus Anc_7.1) yields the protein MATEPEFQQAYQEIVTALQDSTLFEKHPKYQKVLPVVSIPERIIQFRVTWENDKGEQEVASGYRVQYNSAKGPYKGGLRFHPSVNLSILKFLGFEQIFKNALTGLDMGGAKGGLCVDLKGRSDNEIRRICYAFMKELSRHIGQDTDVPAGDIGVGGREVGFLFGAFKSYRNSWEGVLTGKGLNWGGSLIRPEATGYGCVYFTQAMIDYATKGKESFAGKRVAISGSGNVAQFAALKVIELGGVVVSLSDSQGCIISENGITAEQVAAIAEAKIKFQSLEQIVGDYSAFAENKVKYLAGARPWVNAGPVDIALPCATQNEVSGDEAKGLVAAGVKFVAEGSNMGCTPDAIHVFETARSTAKSSSEAVWYAVGKASNCGGVACSGLEMAQNSQRVRWTRETVDKELKKIMINCFNECVGAAQEYSSEENKNALPSIVKGANIAGFVKVADAMFDQGDVF from the coding sequence ATGGCCACTGAACCCGAATTTCAACAAGCTTACCAAGAAATCGTCACTGCTTTGCAGGACTCCACTTTGTTCGAAAAGCACCCTAAATACCAGAAAGTGCTACCAGTCGTTTCCATCCCAGAGAGAATCATCCAGTTCAGAGTCACGTGGGAGAACGACAAGGGCGAGCAAGAGGTCGCCTCCGGTTACAGAGTCCAATACAACTCTGCTAAGGGTCCATACAAAGGTGGTCTACGTTTCCACCCATCTGTTAACCTGtcgatcttgaagtttctaggttttgaacaaatcttCAAGAACGCTCTTACTGGGCTTGACATGGGTGGTGCTAAAGGTGGTCTATGTGTTGACTTGAAGGGCAGATCCGATAACGAAATTAGAAGAATCTGTTACGCCTTCATGAAGGAACTGTCCCGTCACATCGGTCAAGACACAGATGTCCCAGCTGGTGACATCGGTGTTGGTGGTCGTGAGGTCGGTTTCCTATTCGGTGCCTTCAAATCTTACAGAAACTCCTGGGAAGGTGTCTTGACCGGTAAAGGTTTGAACTGGGGGGGGTCCCTGATTAGACCAGAAGCTACCGGTTATGGGTGTGTCTACTTCACACAGGCCATGATCGACTACGCCACAAAGGGTAAGGAGTCCTTTGCTGGTAAGAGAGTCGCCATTTCCGGGTCCGGGAACGTCGCCCAGTTCGCcgctttgaaagttatCGAGCTAGGTGGTGTCGTCGTCTCTTTGTCGGACTCCCAAGGTTGTATCATCTCCGAGAACGGTATTACCGCTGAACAAGTCGCTGCAATCGCCGAGGCCAAGATTAAGTTCCAATCCTTGGAGCAAATCGTCGGCGATTACTCCGCCTTCGCCGAAAACAAAGTCAAGTACTTGGCCGGTGCCAGACCATGGGTCAACGCTGGTCCAGTCGACATCGCACTACCATGTGCCACGCAGAACGAAGTATCTGGTGACGAGGCCAAGGGTTTGGTCGCCGCCGGTGTCAAGTTCGTCGCCGAAGGTTCCAACATGGGCTGTACCCCAGACGCCATCCACGTCTTTGAAACTGCCCGTTCCACCGCCAAGTCGTCATCGGAAGCCGTCTGGTACGCTGTCGGTAAGGCCTCCAactgtggtggtgttgcCTGTTCCGGTCTAGAGATGGCCCAGAACTCGCAAAGAGTCAGATGGACCAGAGAAACCGTCgacaaagaattgaagaagatcatgatcaactgtttcaacGAGTGTGTCGGCGCCGCACAAGAGTACTCCTCCGAGGAAAACAAGAACGCCCTACCATCCATCGTCAAGGGTGCCAACATCGCCGGTTTCGTTAAAGTCGCCGACGCCATGTTTGACCAAGGTGACGTCTTCTAA
- the KNAG0E04260 gene encoding uncharacterized protein codes for MYVLLHPAVGSLPPCSNIEHNVGAVAYLTPLEGGKKEINNLYFSAELAEARERKNCIRNIFRASAKTPEMAVQLFFFYFSFGAEWGEAKVVAVGYMSRRRTCPPIPVTGKCGGRVETIPLVSPLSRGVCSSAAASSIRIGLVFPEVGTIDLLRGKAWRTCYNQNWGVGSTRNCHGTCKAKDCGEREGQNETSCYGSFSFLMELLFVSCTPLLKVQLSGLRCN; via the coding sequence ATGTATGTGCTCCTCCACCCCGCAGTGGGGTCCTTACCTCCGTGTTCAAACATAGAGCATAATGTAGGTGCTGTTGCTTACTTAACTCCTCTGGAAGggggaaaaaaagaaatcaacaatCTTTACTTTTCCGCAGAATTGGCGGAGGCTCGGGAACGGAAGAATTGCATTAGGAATATTTTCCGAGCAAGCGCAAAGACGCCAGAAATGGCCGTacaacttttttttttttatttttcctTCGGAGCAGAGTGGGGCGAAGCAAAAGTTGTGGCCGTGGGGTACATGTCCCGCAGAAGGACATGTCCTCCCATACCCGTAACGGGTAAGTGTGGCGGAAGGGTCGAGACAATTCCCTTGGTTTCTCCTCTTTCGAGAGGGGTGTGTTCTTCGGCTGCAGCTTCATCTATACGTATCGGACTAGTGTTCCCCGAAGTCGGAACCATTGACCTTCTGAGGGGGAAGGCATGGCGGACTTGTTATAATCAAAACTGGGGGGTGGGGAGCACACGTAATTGCCATGGAACTTGCAAAGCAAAAGATTGCGGGGAGCGGGAGGGGCAGAATGAGACTAGTTGTTACGGAagcttttcttttttgatgGAGTTATTATTTGTGTCCTGTACCCCACTATTGAAAGTTCAATTGAGTGGTTTGAGATGTAACTag
- the KNAG0E04250 gene encoding uncharacterized protein yields the protein MEVAIRFNDDYENDYVCEINKKHTVKNYLHPMFSPYSKLADVLAFRPSIFYDKVPTKFYKSVGPGTLTSGGTVLFNFDSSRSKNLVELDEDKPLVEQLWPGQLIVPQWRVNPVNLLKYITVVSLWLYTDLPDFISPTPGNCLTNYISRLFMIPLLKLLDLPEYVEKLEKEIAPNSVGKTAQIVFFSLHLIKILIMSLFFILGMANPISFNPWKIKQANSITVNDPCLKDNLKSIGWLGIKKSSYDVYKKEYYDAIMKKHGGMVGAYKAGVIKRAANPGIKLSEGEGYATPITNRHQPTFEIMENEGRFILSDEYFKELQKEMDQLLSQCGDNYNEINNLIKNFRRYGLLEPGPKVNKLITKKENVYGKFALAEQFDALEESKKKK from the coding sequence ATGGAAGTTGCTATCAGATTTAACGATGATTACGAGAACGACTACGTATGCgaaatcaacaagaagCATACGGTCAAGAACTACTTGCACCCAATGTTTTCCCCCTACAGTAAGCTGGCCGACGTCTTAGCCTTTAGACCCAGTATTTTCTACGATAAAGTCCCAACGAAGTTTTACAAATCCGTTGGACCAGGGACTCTGACTTCCGGAGGGACCGTCCTGTTCAATTTCGACTCTTCCAGAAGCAAAAATCTGGTTGAGTTGGATGAGGACAAACCCTTAGTTGAACAATTGTGGCCTGGTCAGCTGATTGTACCGCAATGGAGGGTAAATCCCGTAAATCTCCTCAAATACATCACTGTGGTGTCGTTGTGGTTGTACACGGATCTACCTGATTTCATTTCGCCTACTCCAGGGAACTGTCTAACCAATTACATCTCCAGACTATTCATGATCCCATTACTAAAGCTTTTGGACTTACCTGAGTACGTGGAAAAActagaaaaagaaataGCACCAAACTCTGTTGGTAAAACTGCACAAATCGTCTTTTTCTCCCTCCATCTTATCAAAATTCTAATCAtgtctctcttcttcatcctcgGTATGGCAAACCCAATATCTTTCAACCCATGGAAAATCAAACAAGCAAATTCTATAACCGTTAACGACCCATGCTTGAAAGACAATTTGAAATCCATTGGCTGGCTCGGTATCAAGAAATCCTCATACGACGTTTACAAAAAGGAATACTACGACGCTATCATGAAGAAGCACGGTGGTATGGTTGGGGCGTACAAGGCTGGAGTGATTAAAAGGGCCGCTAACCCAGGTATCAAGTTAAGTGAGGGTGAGGGTTACGCCACCCCAATCACTAACAGACATCAACCAACTTTTGAAATCATGGAAAATGAGGGCAGATTTATCCTCAGTGACGAGtacttcaaagaattgcAAAAGGAAATGGACCAGCTTCTCTCTCAATGCGGTGACAACTATAATGAAATCAATAACCTGATTAAAAATTTCAGGAGGTACGGTCTGCTTGAGCCCGGTCCCAAGGTTAATAAATTGATtacaaaaaaggaaaatgtTTACGGCAAATTTGCACTCGCTGAACAATTCGATGCTTTGGAGGAGTctaaaaagaagaaataa
- the STL1 gene encoding glucose-inactivated glycerol proton symporter STL1, whose product MSSSDVESSRSGNRSVLSHESNKIDDYQTNDFSADVAPTEMPKKPASAYVTVSILCLMIAFGGYVYGWDTGTIGGFLSHEDFLRRFGQKKEDGTYYFSNPRMGLIVAIFNIGCAIGGLAWSRLGDIYGRRLALVWVTIVYMIGLVISIASIDKWYQYFIGRIISGCGVGGIAVYSPLLISEVSPKHVRGTLVSCYQLMITLGIFLGYCTNYATDHHYTNSVQWRVPLGLGFAWALFMIAAMLFVPESPRFLIEVGKIEEAKVSVARSNKLTVDDPSVIAEVEFLAAGIEAEREAGTASWMELFSTKGKILQRTILGVMIQSLQQLTGANYFFFYGTQIFQAVGLEDSYQTAIVIGVVNFASTFPAIYFVERFGRRTGLLWGAAGMICCFVVFASVGVTRLYPNGRDQPSSKGAGNCMICFTCFFIFCFATTWAPTAYVIVSESFPLRVKAKGMALSIAANWIWNFLLGFFTPFITGAINFYYGYVFMGCLCFSWVYVFFFVPETKGLSLEEVNIMWEEGVLPWKSASWVPPSKRDSDYDADAMAHDDVPFYKRMLGK is encoded by the coding sequence ATGTCCTCTTCAGACGTTGAATCCTCACGTTCTGGAAACCGTTCGGTTCTTTCCCATGAATCGAACAAAATCGATGACTACCAAACGAACGATTTCTCCGCAGATGTTGCTCCAACTGAAATGCCCAAAAAGCCAGCTTCCGCTTATGTTACTGTCTCCATCCTTTGTTTGATGATCGCCTTTGGAGGTTACGTTTACGGTTGGGATACTGGTACCATTGGTGGTTTTTTGAGTCACGAAGATTTCTTAAGAAGATTTGGGCAGAAAAAGGAAGACGGTACTTACTACTTTTCCAATCCAAGAATGGGGTTGATTGTTGCTATTTTCAACATTGGTTGTGCTATCGGTGGTTTGGCTTGGTCAAGACTGGGTGATATCTACGGTCGTAGATTGGCCCTAGTCTGGGTTACCATTGTTTACATGATCGGTCTAGTCATCTCCATCGCCTCTATTGACAAGTGGTACCAATACTTCATCGGTAGAATTATTTCCGGTTGCGGTGTTGGTGGTATTGCTGTCTACTCTCCATTGCTGATTTCCGAAGTCTCCCCCAAACATGTCAGAGGTACATTGGTGTCCTGTTACCAACTGATGATTACCCTAGGTATTTTCTTGGGTTACTGTACCAACTATGCTACCGACCACCATTACACCAACTCTGTGCAATGGAGAGTACCTCTAGGTCTTGGTTTTGCTTGGGCCCTTTTCATGATTGCCGCTATGTTGTTTGTCCCAGAGTCTCCACGTTTCTTGATTGAAGTTGGTAAGATAGAGGAAGCCAAGGTTTCCGTCGCTAGATCTAACAAGCTAACCGTCGATGATCCTTCTGTCATTGCCgaagttgaatttttgGCTGCCGGTATTGAAGCTGAAAGAGAAGCTGGAACGGCAAGTTGGATGGAATTATTCTCCACCAAGGGAAAAATTCTTCAGAGAACTATATTGGGTGTTATGATTCAATCTTTGCAACAATTGACAGGTGCCaactacttcttcttctacgGTACTCAAATCTTCCAAGCTGTGGGTCTAGAAGACTCTTATCAAACTGCTATTGTCATCGGTGTCGTTAACTTCGCCTCCACTTTCCCTGCTATTTACTTTGTCGAGAGATTCGGTCGTCGTACCGGTTTGTTGTGGGGTGCTGCGGGTATGATCTGCTGCTTTGTTGTCTTTGCTTCCGTCGGTGTCACGAGATTATATCCAAACGGTAGAGACCAACCATCTTCCAAGGGTGCCGGTAACTGTATGATTTGCTTCACCTgtttcttcatcttctgtTTTGCCACCACCTGGGCCCCAACTGCCTACGTTATTGTGTCTGAATCTTTCCCATTGAGAGTCAAGGCCAAGGGTATGGCTTTGTCCATTGCCGCCAACTGGATCTGGAACTTCTTGCTGGGTTTCTTCACTCCATTTATTACCGGTGCTATCAACTTCTACTACGGTTACGTCTTTATGGGCTGTCTGTGCTTTTCTTGGGTCtatgttttcttctttgtcccAGAAACAAAGGGGTTgtctttggaagaagttAACATCATGTGGGAAGAAGGTGTCCTACCATGGAAATCAGCTTCTTGGGTCCCACCATCCAAGAGAGACAGCGACTACGATGCCGATGCCATGGCTCACGACGACGTTCCATTCTACAAGAGAATGCTTGGAAAATAA
- the FRE6 gene encoding putative ferric-chelate reductase: MILLFQQLLRLLHLLNPSKLDTDERNGALGCAYQVAKINFWQYDPSVIGFYATACSYAPALQTWTVCIHDSVRENGTFEESLVFVKDICSHINPTRFKKFEMNDYYETLNNGTKHMKDDLGSPMLNVTYPIRFNNTFRSNTLLAYHIHSRNLDIANQHAKCIYLYFLFVLFLATIANSIEHFALSKIVFKLRLLRWWRGHFILPTLTRNHAAYVEKFKIFIGLLPTRSEAIIITGYVIQHIWFLSYGYTYDPNNILFASTRLQKIRLLADRAGILSFGNIPLIILLSTRSNICEKLTNVKYSSLIMFHKWIGRVMGIDVFIHGGCYLGYAIMTGSFSFSVRQKYYQFGIIACFLAFFIMLFSFGIFRKHYYELFLYGHIILALFFFYSCWKHVEHLGWKEWIIAATVIWTSERMLRLLKLCNTGFPKAQLKIINKELIKVTIRKQHQISIHFKPGQHCFLYFMHPKIFWQSHPFTVLDNEDCITVVIRPKSGATGVIFRKLLESKDNVAEMRVGLEGPYGSFEPIHHSDSILLLGGGSGLPGPLSHALNLANKHDFNKTVELLIIVNTLSLLKAYKNEILKLKNSHTNITIYVTKPLVEGKAARIPGTHTPLLHDADILHDIKQFCTVQKGRPNIAASIEKAAQSSRSLSIVSCGPPQFVDLARKLVAKNVLSTSSCSIEYFEEFQCW; the protein is encoded by the coding sequence ATGATATTACTTTTCCAGCAGCTTTTGAGGTTGCTTCATCTTTTAAACCCTTCAAAATTGGATACAGATGAAAGGAATGGTGCGCTCGGATGTGCGTATCAGGTTGCCAAGATAAATTTCTGGCAATATGATCCATCTGTGATTGGGTTTTATGCTACCGCGTGTTCATATGCACCTGCTTTGCAAACGTGGACTGTATGCATTCACGACTCGGTCAGGGAAAATGGaacctttgaagaaagtttGGTCTTTGTTAAGGATATTTGTTCCCATATAAATCCTAcaagattcaaaaaatttgaaatgAACGACTATTACGAAACTTTGAATAACGGCACAAAGCATATGAAGGATGACTTGGGATCACCAATGTTAAATGTTACCTACCCAATACGCTTTAATAACACTTTTCGCTCAAATACTTTACTTGCGTATCACATCCATTCAAGAAATTTGGATATTGCTAATCAACATGCCAAATGCATTTACTTATATTTcctgtttgttttgtttctggCAACAATAGCCAATTCTATCGAACATTTTGCTTTGAGCAAAATTGTTTTTAAATTAAGACTGTTAAGATGGTGGAGGGGACACTTCATATTGCCGACACTCACCAGAAATCATGCCGCGTACGTCGAGAAGTTTAAAATATTTATTGGACTACTACCTACGAGGTCAGAAGCCATCATCATAACAGGGTACGTTATTCAGCACATTTGGTTCTTGAGCTATGGATATACATATGACCCGAACAATATACTTTTCGCATCGACTCgtttacaaaaaataagaCTACTGGCTGACCGCGCCGGCATCCTCTCTTTTGGTAACATACCTTTAATAATTCTTCTGAGCACGCGAAGTAACATTTGTGAAAAACTGACCAACGTAAAGTACTCCAGTCTGATAATGTTTCATAAATGGATAGGCCGTGTAATGGGAATCGATGTTTTTATTCATGGTGGTTGCTACCTCGGTTATGCAATAATGACAGGATCATTTTCCTTCTCGGTACGACAAAAATACTATCAGTTTGGAATCATCGCTTGTTTCCTTGCCTTTTTCATTATGCTTTTTTCATTCGGGATATTCCGGAAACACTACTATGAGCTCTTTCTCTATGGCCACATCATACTCGcgttgttctttttctaCTCCTGTTGGAAACATGTAGAACATTTAGGGTGGAAAGAATGGATCATTGCTGCTACTGTCATTTGGACTTCCGAACGAATGTTGCGACTATTGAAACTTTGCAACACTGGGTTCCCCAAGGCCCAGCTCAAAATCATAAACAAGGAATTGATCAAAGTCACTATAAGAAAACAACACCAAATTTCAATACACTTCAAACCTGGGCAACACTGCTTTCTTTATTTTATGCATCCAAAGATATTTTGGCAATCTCATCCTTTCACTGTACTAGATAATGAAGATTGTATAACTGTTGTTATACGGCCAAAGTCTGGGGCTACCGGGGTTATATTTAGAAAACTACTTGAATCGAAGGATAATGTGGCCGAAATGCGTGTTGGACTAGAAGGTCCTTACGGAAGTTTTGAGCCTATCCATCATTCTGACAGTATATTACTACTCGGGGGTGGCAGTGGATTACCGGGTCCATTGTCACATGCCTTGAATCTCGCAAACAAACATGATTTTAATAAAACGGTGGAATTGCTCATTATTGTGAACACTCTAAGCTTGTTAAAGGCATATAAAAATGAAATACTAAAGCTGAAGAATTCACATACGAACATCACAATCTATGTAACGAAACCGCTAGTGGAAGGCAAAGCCGCTAGAATACCTGGGACACATACTCCATTACTACATGATGCTGACATACTACATGACATAAAGCAATTCTGTACGGTCCAAAAAGGTAGGCCAAATATTGCTGCTAGTATTGAAAAAGCTGCACAATCTTCTCGTTCACTATCGATAGTGAGTTGTGGACCACCTCAATTTGTTGATCTGGCGAGAAAACTTGTTGCGAAAAATGTCCTGAGTACATCCAGCTGTTCAATAGAATATTTTGAGGAGTTTCAATGCTGGTAA
- the KNAG0E04230 gene encoding uncharacterized protein — MQVVSGLLRRVPWIFARSRRSASYLVLVVLVATLASVHIWGSPNKRSYLRRNVLEPVIVPSRTDLLEARIGKRSFKSTRDYSRIPFFRKQDITAYVFNTEDIVYEDCAEVQYNNLIESHVEDSDVQIDLAKVRQMLISKSDYWHKLFTASDEEQWSVNHVVRKRWFAFGTSAVWYPEGDCYLVYTRVIYSDAGIKDKPNISVVYAQAYDKDWNELIGKKFNYYDVKMPEYVQEELDSLWGFIADLQCEEYKNNPEQYNRCSKENQPRIKETQLRINEIEAHYSITYPTVLDIDFIVHGLFSGPEDPRAFLMGAPGKIQEPILVFNMQATEHRRMHSFRPHRRNNALIEYSRTDGELRNQEKNWAPFFHYRQDEKIDFPDEQIYFIHDFTPMNVLRCSLFDGSCVVAFDEEPAKKDKLSLIRGGTQYIRFPSIIPEVKDWQMWVGFAKSHIPPCGCGGNFYRPQLSLLVESEGKYHLEFLTPTLDFGIDVLNWSGDGSKCDGHNVLNPNTISNWEVVGQDEATGLYEDYLTLTISEADIKSSFVTVRGVLNYVLGVYGKKEIKDTYNVDSKTLEVNKFTASCIGVSAQLFCKEYGESH; from the coding sequence ATGCAGGTGGTGTCCGGTTTACTTCGGCGTGTGCCGTGGATCTTCGCTCGCAGTAGGAGATCTGCATCGTACCTCGTACTCGTAGTGCTCGTCGCAACACTCGCATCGGTACACATCTGGGGCTCGCCGAATAAGCGGTCTTATTTACGAAGGAACGTTTTGGAACCTGTGATTGTTCCCTCGAGAACAGATCTTTTGGAGGCAAGAATCGGGAAACGTTCGTTCAAAAGTACTCGTGATTACTCGCGTATACCTTTCTTCAGAAAGCAAGACATCACCGCATACGTGTTCAATACGGAGGATATAGTTTACGAGGACTGCGCCGAGGTTCAATATAACAACCTGATCGAATCGCACGTCGAGGACAGTGATGTGCAGATTGACTTGGCAAAAGTGAGACAAATGCTGATAAGCAAGTCCGACTACTGGCACAAGTTGTTTACCGCCAGCGACGAGGAACAATGGTCAGTGAACCACGTTGTTAGGAAAAGATGGTTTGCATTCGGAACTTCAGCAGTATGGTACCCGGAGGGCGACTGCTACCTAGTCTACACAAGAGTCATTTACTCTGATGCAGGTATCAAGGACAAACCAAATATCTCAGTCGTGTACGCACAGGCATACGATAAAGACTGGAACGAGCTCATCGGTAAAAAATTCAATTATTACGACGTAAAAATGCCCGAGTATGtgcaagaagaactggacTCGCTTTGGGGGTTCATCGCAGACTTGCAATGCGAGGAATACAAGAACAACCCAGAACAGTACAACAGGTGCTCAAAGGAAAACCAACCTCGGATCAAGGAAACACAACTGAGAATCAACGAAATAGAGGCTCACTATTCAATAACTTACCCAACCGTTCTAGACATAGACTTCATCGTGCATGGACTTTTCAGCGGGCCAGAGGACCCTCGTGCGTTTCTGATGGGCGCACCGGGTAAAATCCAAGAACCAATCCTTGTGTTCAACATGCAGGCCACGGAACACCGCCGCATGCACAGTTTTAGGCCACACAGGAGAAATAACGCCCTTATCGAGTACAGTCGGACGGACGGTGAACTTAGAAACCAGGAGAAAAATTGGGCCCCATTCTTCCATTACAGGCAGGACGAAAAAATAGACTTCCCAGATGAACAAATATATTTCATCCATGATTTTACACCTATGAATGTGCTAAGGTGCTCCTTGTTCGATGGATCCTGCGTGGTAGCATTTGACGAAGAGCCAGCGAAGAAGGATAAACTAAGTCTTATCAGAGGCGGGACGCAATACATTCGTTTCCCATCCATAATCCCAGAAGTCAAAGATTGGCAAATGTGGGTCGGATTCGCAAAGTCACATATTCCTCCCTGTGGCTGCGGAGGCAATTTTTATAGACCGCAACTGTCTCTCCTTGTTGAATCCGAAGGTAAATATCACTTGGAATTTCTTACACCGACTTTGGATTTTGGCATCGACGTGCTGAACTGGAGCGGTGATGGAAGTAAATGTGACGGCCATAACGTTTTAAATCCAAACACTATATCCAACTGGGAAGTTGTCGGTCAGGATGAGGCCACTGGGTTGTACGAGGACTATTTAACTTTGACGATCAGTGAAGCGGACATCAAATCAAGTTTCGTCACTGTTCGTGGTGTTCTAAACTATGTTCTTGGTGTCTACGGtaagaaagagatcaaggaCACTTACAATGTTGATTCCAAAACCTTAGAAGTCAACAAGTTTACCGCGTCATGTATCGGTGTCTCTGCCCAACTCTTCTGTAAAGAATACGGTGAATCCCATTAG